One window from the genome of Musa acuminata AAA Group cultivar baxijiao chromosome BXJ1-4, Cavendish_Baxijiao_AAA, whole genome shotgun sequence encodes:
- the LOC135649996 gene encoding uncharacterized protein LOC135649996 yields the protein MGFAQLVIGPAGSGKSTYCSSLYQHCETVRRTMHIVNLDPAAENFDYPVAMDIRELISLDDVKEELGLGPNGGLIYCMEHLEDSLDDWLTVELDNYLDDDYLVFDCPGQIELFTHVPVLRNFVDHLKRKNFNVCAVYLLDSQFMTDVPKYISGCLASLSAMVQLELPHVNILSKMDLVTDKKDVENYLNPEAKILLSELNKHMAPRFANLNKALAELIDDYSMVNFIPLDLRKESSIQYVLSCIDNCIQYGEDADVKIKDFDPDEDD from the exons ATGGGCTTCGCGCAGCTTGTTATTGGACCTGCCGGAAGCGGCAAG TCAACTTACTGTTCTAGCTTATATCAACACTGCGAGACCGTGAGAAGGACTATGCATATAGTGAATTTAGACCCAGCAGCTGAAAATTTCGACTATCCTGTCGCTATGG atataagAGAGCTCATATCCTTGGATGATGTCAAGGAGGAACTTGGACTGGGCCCGAATGGGGGGCTTATCTATTGCATGGA GCACCTAGAAGATAGCCTGGATGATTGGTTGACAGTTGAACTGGACAACTATTTGGATGATGACTATCTTGTGTTTGATTGTCCAG GTCAGATTGAACTCTTTACACATGTTCCTGTTCTGCGGAACTTTGTGGACCATCTAAAGCGCAAGAATTTCAATGTCTGTGCTGTATACTTGCTTGATTCACAG TTCATGACAGATGTGCCGAAGTATATAAGTGGTTGCCTGGCATCTCTTTCTGCGATGGTTCAGCTTGAACTACCTCATGTCAACATTCTTTCAAAAATGGACTTGGTGACAGATAAAAAGGATGTTGAGAA TTACTTAAATCCAGAGGCAAAGATTCTGCTGTCTGAGTTGAATAAGCACATGGCTCCTCGGTTTGCAAACCTGAATAAAGCTTTGGCAGAACTG attgatgactacagcatggTCAACTTTATACCCCTCGACTTAAGGAAGGAGAGCAG CATTCAGTATGTATTATCGTGCATTGACAACTGCATCCAGTACGGTGAAGATGCCGATGTGAAGATCAAGGATTTTGATCCGGACGAAGACGATTAA
- the LOC135672458 gene encoding CBS domain-containing protein CBSX5-like — protein MAVSSLAREVSDLCIGKPAVRSLPLSATIGDALIAIRSSGEDRLAVWAADRNRPDRKACVGTVCMVDIVCYLCSKENIAAPGAALAAPVSVILPPKAAAPLVRRVEPSSSILEALDAILEGAQSLVVPLRPAASRRKPAGGGGAALEFCWLTQEDLVRFFLNSIALFSPAPALSVTDLGLVHPAPLAVRPQDPALSALPLIRAALVDQTSVAVVSDDGRLLGEISPSTLVHCDQRVAAALAALSAGDLMAYVDCFGAPPESAIGAIKARLQEKGLLSMLELLEADFSPPFLSSASSSSSSSSSDEESSPAAALQRPRRLRSAGRSGSYSARMGRRSEEAIVCHPESSLVAVMIQALTHRVSYVWVVNDDYFLVGIVAFSDILSVFREQLD, from the exons ATGGCAGTGAGCTCCCTGGCCCGTGAGGTGTCCGACCTCTGCATCGGGAAGCCGGCAGTGAGGTCGCTGCCGCTCTCTGCCACCATCGGCGACGCCCTTATCGCCATCCGGAGCAGCGGAGAGGACCGCCTCGCCGTCTGGGCCGCTGACCGGAATCGGCCCGATAGGAAGGCTTGCGTCGGGACGGTGTGCATGGTCGACATCGTCTGTTACCTCTGCTCCAAGGAGAATATCGCGGCGCCTGGTGCCGCCCTCGCGGCACCTGTCTCCGTGATCCTCCCGCCCAAGGCCGCCGCCCCCCTCGTCCGCCGCGTCGAGCCCAGCTCCAG CATCTTGGAAGCCCTCGACGCGATTCTGGAGGGGGCGCAGAGCCTGGTGGTGCCCCTCCGTCCCGCCGCGTCGCGGAGGAAGCCCGCGGGCGGAGGCGGCGCCGCCCTCGAGTTCTGCTGGCTGACGCAGGAGGACCTCGTCCGCTTCTTCCTCAACTCCATCGCCCTTTTCTCCCCAGCCCCCGCGCTCTCCGTCACCGACCTCGGCCTCGTCCACCCTGCCCCACTGGCCGTCCGCCCCCAGGACCCCGCGCTCTCCGCGCTCCCGCTCATCCGCGCCGCCCTCGTCGACCAGACCTCCGTCGCTGTCGTCTCCGACGACGGCCGCCTCCTCGGGGAGATCTCCCCCTCCACCCTCGTCCACTGCGACCAGCGCGTCGCCGCCGCCCTCGCCGCGCTATCCGCCGGCGACCTCATGGCCTACGTCGACTGCTTCGGTGCTCCGCCCGAGTCCGCTATAGGCGCCATCAAGGCCAGGTTGCAGGAGAAGGGGCTGTTGAGCATGCTGGAGCTCCTGGAGGCCGACTTCTCCCCGCCGTTCTTGTCCTCGGcatcctcgtcctcgtcctcgtcctcgtccgaCGAGGAGTCCTCGCCAGCAGCGGCATTGCAGAGGCCGAGGCGGCTGAGGTCGGCGGGGAGGTCAGGGAGCTACTCGGCGAGGATGGGGAGACGGTCAGAGGAAGCAATCGTGTGCCATCCGGAGAGCTCGCTGGTGGCGGTGATGATACAGGCGTTGACGCACCGGGTGAGCTACGTGTGGGTCGTCAACGACGACTACTTCCTTGTGGGGATCGTCGCCTTCTCTGATATCCTCAGCGTCTTCCGGGAGCAGCTGGATTAG